In Apium graveolens cultivar Ventura chromosome 10, ASM990537v1, whole genome shotgun sequence, the following are encoded in one genomic region:
- the LOC141689350 gene encoding uncharacterized protein LOC141689350, with the protein METACNLFHNDNNTSRAQIYNFTNFAWDNNNNTNWELGTTTSTTSCTAAAAAANSDTNTSHYDLRRHMELFHHHPAAAPEMLYGGSQHALYGGGGMSGPHSHPDPHLMCLKLGKRNYFEDPNGRNVHTGLSISKRGKGYYNGGHEEAVTVAIPATVPRCQVEGCHVALLNAKEYHRRHKVCEVHSKAPKVVVLGMEQRFCQQCSRFHLVTEFDDTKRSCRRRLAGHNERRRKSCQEHSTSTPRNNNPCQGRALSLLSSRNESLISSPDLSSRCSAALRELIAENRAALLAKQFVYEKDWPFHHAEDVNVQQHNQSSHHHYQHPLVPSNENQMFSEQQGWDRFDEPGTNNVTLDLMQAPTSAFELLSMRGKSKEEEECSQLWNSFS; encoded by the exons ATGGAAACTGCCTGCAACTTATTCCACAACGATAATAATACTTCGAGAGCCCAAATTTATAATTTCACTAATTTTGCATGGGACAACAACAATAATACCAACTGGGAGCTTGGTACTACTACTTCCACTACATCATGtactgctgctgctgctgctgctaatTCCGATACGAATACTTCACACTACGATCTTCGCCGTCACATGGAATTATTTCACCACCACCCCGCTGCGGCTCCTGAGATGCTGTATGGTGGTAGCCAGCATGCGCTCTATGGCGGCGGTGGTATGAGTGGGCCCCACAGCCATCCGGACCCTCACTTGATGTGCTTGAAGCTAGGGAAGAGGAATTATTTCGAGGACCCTAATGGGAGAAATGTGCATACAGGGTTATCGATATCGAAACGGGGGAAGGGTTATTATAACGGCGGTCATGAGGAGGCGGTGACGGTGGCGATTCCGGCAACGGTGCCTAGGTGTCAGGTGGAGGGGTGCCACGTGGCTTTGTTGAATGCTAAGGAGTATCACAGGAGGCATAAAGTCTGTGAGGTGCACTCCAAGGCTCCCAAAGTAGTTGTGCTTGGAATGGAACAACGCTTTTGTCAACAATGCAGCAG GTTTCATTTAGTGACCGAGTTTGATGATACAAAGAGAAGCTGCAGGAGGAGATTAGCAGGACACAATGAGAGGAGAAGAAAAAGTTGTCAAGAACATTCTACTTCCACTCCCCGAAACAATAATCCTTGTCAAG GCCGTGCTCTCTCTCTTCTGTCATCGAGGAACGAATCCTTGATTTCATCCCCCGATCTCTCTTCAAGATGCAGTGCTGCGCTCCGGGAACTTATTGCAGAAAACCGTGCAGCTCTCCTTGCTAAGCAGTTCGTCTACGAGAAAGACTGGCCTTTTCACCATGCAGAAGATGTAAATGTGCAACAACACAATCAGTCCAGTCATCACCATTATCAGCATCCTCTTGTTCCAAGCAACGAGAACCAAATGTTTTCGGAGCAACAGGGTTGGGACCGATTTGATGAACCGGGAACGAATAATGTGACTCTGGATCTTATGCAGGCTCCAACTTCAGCATTTGAATTGTTGTCAATGAGGGGGAAGTCTAAAGAAGAAGAAGAGTGTTCTCAGTTGTGGAACTCTTTTAGCTAA